One stretch of Prunus persica cultivar Lovell chromosome G1, Prunus_persica_NCBIv2, whole genome shotgun sequence DNA includes these proteins:
- the LOC18790371 gene encoding topless-related protein 2: MAGTHRDCILSIIQFLEGANLHESARKVERESGLFFNLNYFEDCFIRGAFQKAEEYVSSFTTVHDNHCSTRIIHEIRWHKFLEAMDNKRYDDAKSILEEFKDFERYNPNIIAQMTELFDLEKFRSFEGLPGDPELERRAAWEHIKKYLKANQRLAGKLRYQVGSPNFRGFLPVIPPTQAAQSSASAGSGPQGNGNLRMINGNLPCCCPRNRRV, translated from the exons ATGGCTGGTACCCATCGTGACTGTATTCTCTCCATAATACAATTTCTCGAGGGAGCTAATTTACATGAATCTGCACGCaa ggTGGAGAGGGAATCAGGATTGTTCTTTAACCTGAACTACTTTGAGGACTGCTTCATCCGGGGAGCATTTCAGAAAGCGGAGGAGTATGTGAGCAGTTTCACAACCGTGCACGACAACCACTGCTCAACTCGTATCATCCACGAGATCCGGTGGCACAAGTTCTTGGAGGCCATGGATAA TAAGCGATACGATGATGCAAAGTCCATTCTCGAAGAGTTCAAGGATTTCGAGCGGTATAATCCTAATATAATCGCTCAGATGACTGAGCTATTTGACCTTGAAAAATTCAG GTCATTCGAAGGGCTGCCTGGAGACCCAGAACTAGAGAGAAGGGCAGCATGGGAACATATTAAGAAATACTTGAAGGCCAATCAGCGGTTAGCTGGGAAGCTTCGGTACCAGGTGGGGTCCCCCAATTTTCGTGGTTTTCTACCAGTGATTCCACCAACTCAAGCAGCTCAGTCATCAGCATCAGCTGGATCAGGGCCGCAGGGAAATGGGAATTTGAGGATGATTAATGGGAATCTTCCCTGCTGCTGTCCAAGGAATAggagggtttag
- the LOC18790966 gene encoding topless-related protein 2: protein MAANSHTEAIYSVLQYLDRHNLGEAARTLERESALFFCLPYFEECFIHGAFDEAEEYFNGFTTVHDNMYSTNVVFVLRWHKFLEAVDENNRDEAHTILHEELSTFLLYNPNLIERGTEIMNLENFRTYEGLQEYGESVMARTSEMMDVRRCLEANPLLSGKIRYRIPNANGDHGPADLVLPPPPLPSVMPVLPPPLQAAPAASPAGAEPLSLIVLRCGPGHFLLVPRGFI, encoded by the exons ATGGCTGCTAATTCACATACAGAGGCGATTTACTCCGTCCTCCAATACCTTGACCGCCATAACCTCGGAGAAGCAGCTCGCAC CCTGGAGCGGGAGTCTGCATTGTTCTTCTGCCTGCCTTATTTTGAAGAATGCTTCATTCATGGAGCATTTGATGAGGCAGAGGAATACTTCAACGGCTTCACCACAGTGCATGACAACATGTACTCGACCAACGTCGTTTTTGTGCTTCGTTGGCACAAGTTTTTGGAAGCAGTGGACGA GAACAACCGTGATGAGGCTCACACCATCCTCCATGAAGAACTCAGCACTTTCCTCCTCTACAATCCAAATCTGATTGAGCGGGGGACCGAGATCATGAACCTGGAGAACTTCAG GACCTACGAAGGGCTTCAGGAATATGGAGAGTCCGTCATGGCAAGAACCTCGGAAATGATGGATGTAAGGAGATGTTTAGAGGCCAATCCACTGTTGAGCGGAAAAATTCGATATCGAATTCCAAACGCCAATGGTGACCACGGCCCTGCCGATCTAGTACTCCCTCCTCCGCCACTTCCATCAGTTATGCCAGTTCTGCCTCCGCCACTTCAAGCAGCTCCGGCAGCTTCTCCAGCAGGGGCGGAGCCTCTGTCCCTTATAGTGTTACGCTGTGGACCGGGCCATTTCTTGCTTGTTCCACGAGGGTTCATATAA